A single genomic interval of Roseibaca calidilacus harbors:
- the bhcB gene encoding beta-hydroxyaspartate dehydratase BhcB encodes MKDHTDAPLPTYDDVIAAHERIKPYIHRTPILTSEFMNKLTGAELFFKCENFQKAGAFKVRGASNAVFGLSDADAAKGVATHSSGNHALSLSYAAGRRGIPCHVVMPRTAPQAKKDAVIGYGGTITECEPSTTSREAVFAEVQARTGADFVHPYNDPRVIAGQATCSREMMEQVEGLDAVIAPIGGGGMISGCCLTLSNIAPHVEIYAAEPEQADDAYRSFKAGHIIADDAPNTIADGLKVPLKENTWHFVSHHVTDILTASEQEIIDAMRLTWARMKIVMEPSCAVPLATILKNPEVFRGKRVGVIITGGNVDLDKLPWMAS; translated from the coding sequence ATGAAAGACCACACAGACGCACCATTGCCGACATATGACGATGTGATCGCGGCCCATGAGCGGATTAAACCGTATATCCATCGCACGCCGATCCTGACCTCGGAATTCATGAACAAACTGACCGGGGCAGAGCTGTTCTTTAAATGCGAGAACTTCCAGAAAGCTGGTGCGTTCAAGGTGCGCGGCGCGTCGAATGCCGTGTTCGGCCTGTCGGACGCAGATGCGGCCAAAGGCGTCGCCACGCATTCCAGCGGCAACCATGCCTTGTCGCTCAGCTACGCGGCGGGCCGCCGGGGCATTCCGTGTCATGTGGTCATGCCGCGCACCGCGCCGCAGGCCAAGAAAGACGCCGTGATTGGCTATGGCGGCACGATCACCGAATGTGAGCCATCGACGACCAGCCGTGAAGCGGTTTTTGCCGAAGTTCAGGCCCGCACCGGGGCCGATTTTGTCCACCCCTATAACGACCCGCGCGTGATCGCAGGGCAGGCCACTTGCTCGCGCGAGATGATGGAGCAGGTCGAAGGGCTGGATGCCGTAATCGCGCCCATTGGCGGCGGCGGCATGATTTCGGGTTGCTGCCTGACGCTGTCGAATATCGCTCCGCATGTTGAGATTTATGCCGCCGAACCCGAACAGGCCGATGATGCCTATCGCAGCTTCAAGGCGGGCCATATCATTGCCGATGACGCGCCCAACACCATCGCAGATGGTTTGAAAGTGCCGCTGAAAGAAAACACATGGCATTTCGTGTCGCATCATGTGACCGATATTCTGACCGCGTCGGAACAGGAAATCATCGATGCGATGCGTCTGACATGGGCGCGCATGAAGATCGTGATGGAGCCAAGCTGCGCCGTGCCGCTGGCCACCATCCTGAAAAACCCCGAGGTGTTTCGTGGAAAGCGCGTTGGCGTGATTATCACCGGGGGCAACGTGGATCTGGACAAGCTGCCATGGATGGCAAGCTGA
- a CDS encoding type I glyceraldehyde-3-phosphate dehydrogenase: MKVVINGFGRIGRTVLRAWLQGGWPGVQIVAINDIADAETCAYLFEYDSVFGRMAQPVSVADGQLRVGDTCLRLTHKADLSELDLSGVDLVMECTGRADRTEVARRGIRAGARRVLISGPSDAAEVTVVLGANDVVLTPEHALISNASCTTNALAPLAKFLHDRWGIATGFMTTVHCYTGSQPTVDAPRGDLARSRAAALSMVPTTTSAQKLVERVLPEMEGRLLGAAVRVPTASVSAVDLCVMLNRRATVAEVNTALQTAGGVIGWTDRPLVSTDLRARPESVVMALPETQQTDGGMLRVFGWYDNEWGFSCRMLDMAARLATFD; the protein is encoded by the coding sequence ATGAAAGTGGTCATCAACGGCTTTGGGCGCATTGGCCGAACGGTTCTGCGCGCGTGGTTGCAAGGCGGTTGGCCGGGGGTGCAGATCGTTGCGATCAACGATATCGCAGATGCTGAAACCTGCGCCTACCTGTTCGAATATGACAGCGTGTTCGGACGCATGGCACAGCCTGTTTCCGTCGCGGATGGCCAGTTGCGCGTAGGCGATACCTGTTTGCGGCTGACCCACAAGGCCGACCTGTCGGAATTGGACTTGTCAGGCGTAGATTTGGTCATGGAATGCACCGGCCGCGCCGACCGCACAGAGGTTGCGCGGCGCGGCATTCGCGCCGGTGCGCGGCGGGTGCTGATTTCTGGCCCGTCCGATGCCGCCGAGGTGACAGTGGTGCTTGGGGCGAATGACGTTGTTCTAACGCCAGAGCACGCGCTGATCTCGAACGCGTCTTGCACCACGAATGCGCTGGCCCCTTTGGCGAAGTTTTTGCATGACCGCTGGGGCATCGCGACCGGTTTCATGACCACCGTGCATTGCTATACCGGCAGCCAGCCCACGGTCGACGCCCCGCGCGGCGATCTGGCCCGTTCGCGGGCGGCGGCACTGTCTATGGTGCCGACCACCACCAGCGCGCAAAAGCTGGTAGAAAGGGTGCTGCCGGAAATGGAAGGCCGCCTGCTGGGCGCCGCGGTGCGGGTGCCCACCGCGTCCGTATCGGCGGTGGACCTGTGCGTTATGCTGAACCGCCGCGCCACCGTGGCCGAGGTCAACACCGCTTTGCAAACGGCTGGCGGCGTGATTGGCTGGACCGACCGGCCGCTGGTCTCGACCGACCTGCGCGCGCGCCCTGAAAGCGTGGTCATGGCCTTGCCAGAGACACAACAAACCGATGGCGGAATGCTGCGGGTCTTTGGCTGGTATGACAATGAATGGGGCTTTTCCTGCCGGATGCTAGACATGGCCGCGCGGCTTGCCACGTTCGACTAA
- the ggpS gene encoding glucosylglycerol-phosphate synthase gives MKSDLVIVYHRQPYEEVIEDGQVQYRENSSPNGIAPTMKGFLGQANRGAWVAWKEAEDTANPGFDPVIEISDSFGTYTVSRLPLTKEQVKSFYHVTSKEAFWPILHGFKERYNYDPVDWPTFRAVNWAFAEAAAEQATDGAVIWVHDYNLWLVPGYLRQLKPDATICFFHHTPFPGPDMFNVLPWREEIINSLMTCDSVGFHIPRYAQNFAAVVRSVKGAKLVAEAETPSTLSATGVALNDRRMPLLLEHMGSTTCVHTNPVGVNFDYIEELAQKPEVAERVAQIRAELGDTKLILSVSRTDYTKGNIEQLEAFERLLLRRDDLRGKVRLMLVSVGANRNMTAYAEVQYAIEGLAGRINGSFGSFDWQPVTLVSTAIPLAQLVAYYRAADLASITPLADGLNLVASEFCAARDLTQPGALILSEFAGCAVLLDGAIPVNPFSHSSMDSGLEQALSMGMEEASARMAALRRSARTWDIAAWTHSEMAHFRTLQRERHGAGAQVAPAA, from the coding sequence ATGAAATCGGACCTTGTGATTGTTTACCACCGTCAGCCCTATGAGGAGGTGATCGAGGACGGGCAGGTCCAATACCGCGAAAATTCCAGCCCGAACGGCATTGCGCCCACGATGAAGGGCTTTCTGGGGCAGGCCAATCGCGGCGCATGGGTGGCTTGGAAAGAGGCTGAGGATACCGCCAATCCCGGTTTCGACCCGGTGATAGAGATTTCTGACAGTTTTGGCACCTACACCGTCAGCCGCCTGCCCTTGACCAAGGAACAGGTCAAGAGCTTTTATCATGTCACCAGCAAAGAAGCCTTCTGGCCTATCCTGCACGGCTTCAAGGAACGTTACAATTACGACCCGGTTGATTGGCCGACCTTCCGCGCCGTGAACTGGGCCTTTGCCGAAGCGGCCGCCGAACAGGCCACGGATGGTGCCGTGATCTGGGTGCATGATTACAACCTTTGGCTGGTGCCGGGCTATCTGCGGCAATTGAAACCCGATGCCACGATCTGTTTCTTCCATCACACGCCGTTTCCGGGGCCGGATATGTTTAACGTGCTGCCGTGGCGCGAAGAAATCATCAACAGCCTGATGACCTGCGACAGTGTGGGCTTTCACATTCCGCGTTACGCGCAGAATTTCGCGGCCGTTGTGCGGTCGGTGAAAGGTGCAAAACTGGTGGCCGAGGCTGAGACACCCAGCACCCTGTCGGCCACCGGGGTCGCCCTGAATGACCGCCGTATGCCGCTGCTGCTAGAGCATATGGGGTCCACGACCTGTGTGCATACCAATCCTGTTGGGGTGAATTTCGATTACATCGAGGAACTGGCGCAAAAACCAGAGGTTGCCGAACGCGTCGCACAGATTCGTGCGGAACTGGGCGACACGAAGCTGATCCTGTCGGTGTCGCGCACAGATTACACCAAAGGCAATATCGAGCAGTTGGAAGCCTTTGAACGGCTGTTGCTGCGCCGCGATGATCTGCGCGGCAAGGTGCGGTTGATGCTGGTCTCTGTCGGCGCCAACCGCAATATGACCGCCTATGCCGAAGTGCAGTACGCGATCGAAGGGCTGGCCGGGCGGATAAACGGCAGTTTCGGTAGTTTCGACTGGCAACCTGTCACGCTGGTCAGCACGGCGATTCCGCTGGCGCAACTGGTGGCCTATTACCGCGCGGCGGATCTGGCGTCGATCACACCCTTGGCAGATGGGTTGAATCTTGTGGCGTCCGAATTTTGCGCCGCGCGCGATCTGACCCAACCGGGTGCGCTGATCCTGTCAGAATTCGCGGGCTGCGCGGTGCTGCTGGACGGGGCGATCCCGGTCAACCCGTTCTCGCATTCGTCGATGGATTCGGGTCTGGAACAGGCATTGTCCATGGGCATGGAAGAAGCCAGCGCGCGCATGGCGGCCCTGCGCCGGTCGGCCCGCACATGGGACATCGCGGCGTGGACCCATTCCGAAATGGCGCATTTCCGCACGCTGCAACGCGAGCGCCATGGGGCAGGGGCGCAGGTGGCCCCCGCCGCCTGA
- a CDS encoding Na+/H+ antiporter subunit E, with translation MNGFLFNLLLAFAWAAMTGDYSLGSIATGAVLGFVALWLSQPLTGIDRLYFKRLYRITYLALFFLWELILSSIKVAWDVIRPVPRNNPALIDIPLTVKNDFEILLLTNLISLTPGTLSVDVSEDRETLIVHAMFADDPDALRKDIKDGFERLIMGVFET, from the coding sequence ATGAACGGCTTCTTGTTCAATCTTCTGCTGGCCTTTGCTTGGGCCGCAATGACAGGGGATTACAGCCTCGGCTCTATTGCAACTGGCGCTGTCCTTGGGTTTGTCGCGCTTTGGTTGTCACAACCGCTGACGGGCATTGACCGGCTGTATTTCAAACGGCTGTATCGCATCACCTATCTGGCGCTGTTTTTCCTGTGGGAACTGATCTTGTCGTCGATCAAAGTGGCGTGGGATGTCATTCGTCCGGTTCCGCGCAACAATCCCGCGCTGATCGACATTCCGCTCACAGTCAAGAACGACTTCGAGATCTTGCTGCTGACCAATCTCATCTCGCTCACACCAGGAACGCTCAGCGTTGATGTGTCCGAAGACCGTGAGACACTGATCGTTCACGCCATGTTCGCGGATGACCCGGACGCGCTGCGCAAGGATATCAAGGACGGGTTCGAGCGCCTGATCATGGGAGTGTTTGAGACATGA
- a CDS encoding monovalent cation/H+ antiporter complex subunit F, protein MTSAVFLSVAIQASLLLILLGLAVALIRLVKGPSLADRVVALDMMTVTIISFCGVYAVFMDEPSFLDVAIVLALVGFLATVALARYAEKRLQDEDADRAALEKEQSDG, encoded by the coding sequence ATGACATCTGCCGTATTTCTGTCGGTGGCAATTCAGGCCTCTTTGTTGCTGATCCTGCTGGGGTTGGCCGTCGCACTGATCCGTCTGGTCAAGGGACCATCCTTGGCGGACCGCGTGGTTGCCCTCGATATGATGACCGTAACGATCATCTCGTTCTGCGGGGTCTATGCCGTGTTCATGGATGAACCCTCATTCCTTGACGTGGCCATCGTGCTGGCATTGGTCGGCTTTCTGGCCACTGTCGCACTGGCGCGCTACGCCGAAAAGCGCCTGCAAGACGAAGACGCGGACCGCGCCGCCCTTGAAAAGGAGCAATCAGATGGCTGA
- the bhcD gene encoding iminosuccinate reductase BhcD encodes MWIVPESAIGGLVDDQSAFDAVEATFAAMARDDAYNFPVVREALGEGRQYGFKSGLDRAGAQLGVKAGGYFPGNAAKGIINHQSTVFLFDPDTGILQAAVGGNLLTALRTAAASAISIAHLSRADSTVLGMVGAGHQSVFQMRAALRQRKFERVVAWNYHPDMMDRLASAVAEEGLPFEEVSLEELGAQADVIITITSSPAASLMDAHVRPGTHIACMGTDTIGKQEVDPALLARAAVFTDEVAQSVTIGEAQHAIAQGLIKPEDITPIGAVINGAHKGRTSAEEITLFDGTGVGLQDIAVASKAVDLARANGSAIEVAL; translated from the coding sequence ATGTGGATCGTGCCCGAATCCGCCATTGGCGGGCTTGTCGATGACCAAAGCGCATTCGACGCCGTCGAAGCCACCTTCGCCGCGATGGCGCGCGACGATGCCTATAACTTCCCCGTGGTGCGCGAGGCGCTGGGCGAGGGGCGGCAATACGGGTTTAAATCCGGCCTTGACCGCGCGGGCGCGCAACTGGGGGTGAAAGCGGGCGGCTATTTCCCCGGCAATGCCGCCAAGGGCATCATCAACCATCAATCGACCGTTTTCCTGTTCGACCCCGACACAGGCATTCTGCAAGCCGCCGTGGGGGGCAACCTTCTGACCGCGTTGCGCACGGCGGCGGCTTCGGCCATTTCCATCGCGCATCTGTCGCGGGCGGATTCGACCGTGCTGGGCATGGTCGGCGCGGGCCACCAGTCGGTGTTCCAGATGCGCGCAGCCCTGCGCCAGCGCAAGTTCGAGCGGGTCGTGGCGTGGAACTACCACCCAGACATGATGGACCGTCTGGCAAGCGCCGTGGCCGAGGAAGGCTTACCGTTTGAAGAGGTCAGCCTTGAGGAATTGGGCGCGCAGGCGGATGTGATTATCACCATCACCTCCAGCCCCGCCGCGAGCCTGATGGACGCCCATGTGCGCCCCGGCACACATATTGCCTGCATGGGCACCGACACGATCGGCAAGCAAGAAGTGGACCCGGCGCTCCTGGCCCGAGCCGCGGTCTTTACCGACGAAGTGGCGCAATCCGTTACCATTGGCGAAGCGCAGCACGCCATTGCCCAAGGGCTGATAAAGCCCGAGGACATTACCCCCATCGGTGCGGTCATCAACGGCGCCCACAAGGGCCGCACCAGCGCTGAGGAAATTACGCTGTTCGACGGCACGGGCGTTGGCTTGCAGGATATCGCGGTGGCGTCCAAGGCGGTGGATCTTGCCCGCGCCAATGGCAGTGCGATCGAGGTCGCGCTCTAG
- the bhcA gene encoding L-aspartate--glyoxylate aminotransferase BhcA encodes MSLQNPVFIPGPTNMPESLRKACDMPTIDHRSPAFAAVFQPAVAGVKEVLGMEAGEVLLLPATGTGGWEAAISNALSPGDKVLAARHGMFSHRWIDLCQRHGLDVQIIEAPWGEGCPTDAMGEALAADTDHSIKAVLATHNETATGVRSDIAGLRAAMDKAGHPALLLVDGVSSIASMPFEMDAWGVDIAVAGSQKGFMLPAGLAILGVSSKALAARDSATLPRTYFDFGDMLKGYAAGGYPFTPPVGLINGLAASIAMLQAEGLDNVYARHHRLAEATRRAVGGWGLKVCAARPDLYSDTVTGVMAPEGFNGTDVVTLAASKYGVAFGVGLGEVAGKLFRIGHLGSLTDVMLLSGLATAEMCMADLGWPVKLGSGVAAAQEYLRGTTAESIAKAA; translated from the coding sequence ATGTCTTTGCAGAACCCGGTTTTCATTCCCGGCCCGACCAATATGCCCGAAAGCCTGCGCAAGGCGTGTGACATGCCGACCATCGACCACCGATCACCCGCCTTTGCCGCGGTGTTCCAGCCTGCTGTGGCCGGCGTGAAAGAGGTGCTGGGCATGGAAGCGGGCGAAGTGCTGCTGCTGCCCGCCACCGGCACTGGCGGCTGGGAAGCCGCGATCAGCAACGCGCTCTCGCCCGGTGACAAGGTTCTGGCCGCGCGCCACGGCATGTTCAGCCATCGCTGGATTGACCTGTGCCAGCGTCATGGGCTGGATGTGCAGATCATCGAAGCGCCATGGGGCGAAGGTTGCCCGACCGACGCAATGGGCGAAGCCTTGGCTGCGGATACCGACCATAGCATCAAGGCCGTGTTGGCCACGCATAATGAAACCGCAACTGGTGTGCGCTCTGACATTGCCGGCCTGCGCGCTGCGATGGACAAAGCTGGCCACCCGGCGCTTCTGCTGGTCGATGGTGTCAGCTCCATCGCCTCTATGCCGTTCGAGATGGATGCGTGGGGCGTGGATATTGCCGTTGCCGGCTCGCAAAAAGGCTTCATGCTGCCCGCTGGTCTGGCCATTCTGGGCGTGTCGTCCAAGGCGCTGGCCGCGCGGGACAGCGCCACATTGCCGCGCACCTATTTCGACTTTGGCGATATGCTGAAGGGCTATGCCGCAGGCGGCTACCCGTTCACCCCGCCGGTGGGGCTGATAAACGGGTTGGCCGCCAGCATTGCCATGCTTCAGGCAGAGGGGCTGGACAATGTCTATGCGCGGCACCACCGCTTGGCAGAGGCCACGCGCCGCGCCGTGGGGGGCTGGGGCCTGAAGGTCTGCGCGGCGCGGCCCGACCTCTATTCCGACACTGTAACCGGCGTCATGGCGCCCGAAGGGTTCAACGGCACCGATGTGGTGACATTGGCCGCCAGCAAATACGGTGTCGCTTTTGGTGTTGGGCTGGGCGAAGTCGCGGGCAAGTTGTTCCGCATCGGCCATCTGGGCAGCTTGACCGATGTGATGCTGCTATCGGGGCTGGCCACGGCAGAGATGTGCATGGCCGATCTGGGCTGGCCGGTCAAACTGGGCAGTGGCGTGGCGGCGGCTCAAGAGTATCTGCGCGGCACGACGGCGGAATCGATCGCCAAGGCCGCATAA
- a CDS encoding cold-shock protein: MATGTVKWFNATKGFGFIQPDGGSKDVFVHISAVERAGLRGLDDGQKVTFDLEKGRDGRESASNLALA, from the coding sequence ATGGCCACTGGCACAGTGAAATGGTTCAACGCAACCAAAGGTTTTGGCTTCATTCAACCCGATGGCGGTTCCAAGGATGTGTTCGTGCACATCTCCGCTGTTGAGCGCGCTGGTCTGCGCGGTCTGGACGATGGTCAGAAAGTGACCTTCGATCTGGAAAAAGGTCGTGATGGCCGCGAATCCGCGTCGAACCTGGCTCTGGCCTAA
- the bhcC gene encoding 3-hydroxy-D-aspartate aldolase BhcC: MNAPTKFDGLEVGFDVPALPGMDEADIQTPCLVLDLDALERNIKKMGDYAREHGMRHRVHGKMHKSVDVAKLQESLGGACGVCCQKVSEAEVFARGGIKDVLVSNQVRDPAKIDRLARIPKLGARAICCVDDVANVADLSAAAVKHGTQIECLVEIDCGAGRCGVTTTEAVVEIAKAIDAAEGLKFAGIQAYQGAMQHMDSYEERKAKVDIAIAMVRDAVEGLKAEGLDCDIVGGGGTGSYYFESNSGVYNELQCGSYAFMDADYGRILDKDGKRIDQGEWENALFLLTSVMSHAKADKAIVDAGLKAQSVDSGLPFIYGRDDVKYVKCSDEHGVVADPEGVLKVGDKLKLVPGHCDPTCNVHDWYVGVREGKVETVWPVSARGKAY, encoded by the coding sequence ATGAACGCACCGACGAAATTTGACGGCCTTGAAGTGGGTTTTGACGTGCCGGCCCTGCCGGGCATGGACGAGGCCGATATTCAGACGCCCTGCCTTGTGCTGGATCTGGACGCGCTGGAGCGCAACATCAAGAAAATGGGCGATTATGCCCGCGAACATGGCATGCGCCACCGTGTGCATGGCAAAATGCACAAATCGGTCGATGTGGCCAAGCTGCAAGAAAGCCTTGGCGGCGCCTGCGGCGTCTGCTGCCAGAAGGTAAGCGAGGCAGAGGTCTTTGCCCGTGGCGGCATCAAGGACGTGCTGGTCAGCAACCAAGTGCGCGATCCGGCCAAGATCGACCGCTTGGCGCGCATCCCGAAGCTGGGCGCGCGCGCCATCTGCTGTGTCGATGACGTGGCGAATGTGGCCGACCTGTCGGCTGCGGCGGTCAAGCATGGCACGCAGATCGAATGTTTGGTCGAAATCGACTGCGGCGCAGGCCGCTGCGGCGTGACCACCACCGAAGCCGTGGTCGAGATTGCCAAGGCCATCGACGCCGCCGAGGGGCTGAAATTCGCCGGTATCCAAGCGTATCAAGGTGCCATGCAGCACATGGACAGCTATGAAGAGCGCAAGGCCAAGGTCGATATTGCCATTGCCATGGTGCGCGACGCGGTCGAAGGGCTGAAGGCCGAAGGTCTGGACTGCGACATCGTCGGCGGCGGCGGCACAGGGTCGTATTACTTCGAATCGAACTCGGGCGTGTACAATGAACTGCAATGCGGCAGCTATGCTTTCATGGATGCCGATTATGGCCGCATTCTGGACAAGGACGGCAAGCGCATTGACCAAGGCGAATGGGAAAACGCGTTGTTCCTGCTGACCAGCGTGATGAGCCACGCCAAGGCCGACAAGGCTATCGTGGATGCCGGCCTGAAAGCGCAGTCGGTCGATAGTGGGTTGCCCTTCATCTACGGGCGCGACGATGTGAAATACGTCAAATGCTCGGATGAACACGGCGTGGTGGCCGACCCCGAAGGCGTGTTGAAAGTGGGCGACAAGCTGAAACTGGTGCCGGGCCATTGCGACCCGACCTGCAACGTCCACGACTGGTATGTCGGCGTGCGGGAGGGCAAGGTCGAAACCGTCTGGCCCGTCAGCGCGCGCGGCAAGGCTTATTAA
- a CDS encoding HAD family hydrolase, which yields MVLATDLDGTFLGGSLQHRRSLYEWLRRQSDVQLIFVTGRDPAFIADLCRDQAVPAPDFVIGDVGTTIARFDAGRVHPLADLEAPIVQAWHGLAFEVQARLAPVAGLRLQDTPFRHRLSYDYDSRFNRAALSVLDGLAVDIIVSHGCFVDVLPRGVSKGPSLLRLIAHLGLEAERVLVAGDTLNDLSMFETGLHGALVGGSEAELLAATAHLPRAHRCRQTGAGGIIEAIHAHALHPTPPELPL from the coding sequence ATGGTGCTGGCCACCGATCTGGACGGAACCTTTCTGGGCGGTTCGTTGCAACATCGCCGCTCGCTGTATGAGTGGTTGCGCAGGCAAAGCGATGTTCAACTGATCTTTGTAACGGGTCGTGACCCGGCTTTCATTGCCGATCTGTGTCGGGACCAAGCAGTTCCTGCCCCAGATTTCGTGATCGGCGATGTCGGCACGACCATTGCGCGGTTCGATGCTGGCCGCGTGCATCCGTTGGCTGATCTGGAAGCGCCCATTGTGCAGGCATGGCACGGGCTGGCCTTTGAGGTGCAGGCGCGTCTTGCCCCCGTCGCGGGCCTGCGGCTGCAAGACACGCCGTTTCGCCACCGTCTTTCCTACGACTATGACAGCCGTTTCAACCGTGCGGCCCTGTCGGTTCTGGACGGGTTGGCGGTTGATATCATCGTCTCGCATGGCTGCTTTGTCGATGTGCTGCCGCGCGGTGTCAGCAAAGGCCCGTCGCTGCTGCGCCTGATCGCGCATCTGGGGCTAGAGGCAGAGCGCGTGCTAGTGGCAGGCGACACGCTGAACGATCTGTCCATGTTCGAAACCGGGCTGCACGGCGCGCTTGTCGGCGGATCAGAGGCCGAATTGTTGGCCGCCACCGCGCATCTGCCGCGCGCCCATCGTTGCCGCCAGACCGGCGCGGGCGGGATTATCGAAGCCATTCACGCCCATGCCCTGCACCCAACCCCACCGGAGTTGCCGCTATGA
- the mnhG gene encoding monovalent cation/H(+) antiporter subunit G, giving the protein MADIVIGVLLLAGSAFVLIAAIGIVRLPDLLTRMHASTKAGTLGALLVLAGLALHQANGDVISKVVAATLFLLLTAPISAHMIGRAHAKRTKSLQGNPDSSD; this is encoded by the coding sequence ATGGCTGATATCGTGATCGGTGTATTGCTTTTGGCTGGCTCTGCTTTCGTGCTGATTGCCGCTATCGGCATTGTGCGTCTGCCCGATTTGCTGACACGGATGCATGCCTCAACCAAAGCCGGGACATTGGGGGCGTTGCTTGTGCTGGCGGGTCTAGCCCTGCATCAGGCAAACGGCGATGTGATCAGCAAGGTTGTCGCGGCAACGCTGTTCCTGCTGCTGACCGCCCCGATTTCGGCGCATATGATCGGACGCGCCCATGCGAAGCGCACGAAATCGCTTCAGGGTAACCCGGACAGTTCCGACTGA
- the bhcR gene encoding HTH-type transcriptional regulator BhcR: MTQLSRRGRPRAFHDKTAQNTIQSLDRAMAILETLAQSEGMTLSTLASACGQSTATVYRVLITLQQREMVDLDPAGQVWHVGVGTFRAGTSFLRRTSLVERARAPMQALMRDSGETANLGVEQQDEVLFLTQVETHQAIRAFFPPGTIGPMHVSGIGKALLAWFDDARVAQVVARRGLQAFTPASLTSLDALQADCARTRARGFAFDDEERAPGMRCIAAPIFNPHGEPVAGVSVSGPAFRLEAGNLDRIGALVVETAARITAATGGVAPAAKAV, encoded by the coding sequence ATGACACAACTTTCACGGCGCGGTCGCCCGCGCGCATTCCATGACAAAACGGCGCAGAACACGATTCAGTCCCTGGACCGGGCCATGGCAATTCTAGAAACCTTGGCGCAATCCGAAGGGATGACGCTGTCGACCCTTGCCAGTGCTTGCGGGCAATCCACCGCAACCGTTTACCGTGTGCTGATCACCCTGCAACAGCGCGAGATGGTGGACCTAGACCCAGCCGGGCAAGTCTGGCACGTCGGCGTCGGCACGTTCCGCGCGGGCACGTCGTTTCTGCGCCGCACCTCGCTGGTGGAACGCGCCCGCGCGCCAATGCAAGCCCTGATGCGCGACAGCGGCGAGACGGCCAATCTGGGCGTGGAACAACAGGACGAGGTATTGTTCCTAACGCAGGTCGAAACGCATCAGGCGATTCGCGCCTTCTTTCCCCCCGGCACGATTGGGCCAATGCATGTGTCGGGCATCGGCAAAGCCCTGCTGGCATGGTTTGACGACGCGCGGGTCGCGCAAGTGGTGGCGCGCAGAGGGTTGCAGGCTTTCACACCCGCATCCCTGACATCGCTGGACGCGCTGCAAGCCGATTGCGCCCGCACCCGCGCGCGCGGCTTTGCCTTTGACGATGAAGAGCGCGCGCCGGGGATGCGCTGCATTGCCGCCCCCATCTTCAACCCGCATGGCGAACCGGTGGCGGGTGTGTCGGTCTCTGGCCCGGCCTTTCGGCTAGAGGCCGGCAATCTGGACCGGATCGGGGCGCTTGTCGTCGAAACAGCGGCGCGGATCACGGCGGCGACCGGGGGCGTGGCCCCTGCCGCAAAAGCGGTTTGA